In Euphorbia lathyris chromosome 9, ddEupLath1.1, whole genome shotgun sequence, the following are encoded in one genomic region:
- the LOC136206579 gene encoding uncharacterized protein, with amino-acid sequence MEQKEIWSGKGWRLSSLILFSLFYILNLSIRNVRASIHQYHSEAFIPRSNAFFFHGGSEGLYASKVHDSSDTSSDKPFQGNSFIRFEDVTFVRTKDAANKQNPMQQSTGLVEAIILEVKDRERIGGAFLKVNAICCDPTLAHDGFCTLGEVIIQNNQENQDWPKRIQTNFAGTNEEAKMKPQTIEINSTGMYYLYFMFCNPELKDTYIKGRTVWKNPNGYLPGKMTPLMTFYGIMSLAYLALGLVWFLKFVQFWKDVIHLHYHITAVIALGMCEMAVWYFEYANFNSTGTRPMGITLWAVTFRTVKKTLSRLLLLVVSMGFGVVKPTLGGITSKVLLLGLIYFIASEALELVEHLGNINDLSKKTELFLVLPVAFLDSCFIVWIFSSLSKTLEKLQMRRNLAKLDLYRKFTNCLAVSVLLSIAWIGFELYFNATDPLSELWQVAWIIPAFWTLLAYSVLVVICVLWAPSRNPTRYAYSEETSEDFDEEGISLTSSVDVATKLERKGLGEDLEEDKRE; translated from the exons ATGGAACAGAAAGAAATATGGTCCGGTAAGGGTTGGAGACTGAGCTCTTTGATACTCTTTtccttattttatatattaaacttGTCAATCAGAAATGTCAGGGCCTCGATTCATCAGTATCACAGTGAAGCCTTTATTCCTCGCTCAAATGCCTTCTTCTTCCATGGCGGCAGTGAAGGCCTCTATGCTTCTAAGGTTCATGACTCCTCTGATACATCCTCTGATAAGCCCTTTCAAGgaaactccttcatcag GTTTGAAGATGTCACCTTTGTGAGGACAAAGGACGCTGCAAATAAGCAGAATCCAATGCAGCAGAGTACAGGATTGGTGGAAGCCATTATTCTTGAGGTGAAAGACAGGGAAAGAATTGGAGGGGCATTCCTTAAAGTGAATGCTATATGTTGTGATCCAACTCTTGCTCATGATGGATTCTGTACACTTGGGGAAGTAATTATCCAGAATAATCAAGAAAATCAAGATTGGCCGAAGCGCATTCAAACTAACTTTGCAGGGACAAATGAAGAAGCTAAAATGAAACCTCAAACCATCGAAATCAATAGTACTGGCATGTACTACCTTTATTTCATGTTTTGTAATCCTGAGTTAAAGGATACCTATATTAAGGGTAGGACTGTGTGGAAGAATCCAAATGGTTATCTACCTGGAAAGATGACTCCTCTAATGACATTTTATGGCATTATGTCCTTGGCATACCTTGCACTAGGACTAGTCTGGTTTCTAAAGTTTGTGCAATTCTGGAAGGATGTTATACACCTGCACTACCACATAACTGCAGTTATTGCTCTTGGCATGTGTGAAATGGCGGTTTGGTATTTCGAATATGCCAATTTCAATTCTACTGGAACAAGGCCAATGGGTATCACATTGTGGGCAGTCACCTTTAGAACTGTGAAGAAGACTCTTTCTCGCCTCCTCCTCTTGGTTGTCTCCATGGGATTTGGTGTAGTAAAGCCAACACTTGGTGGAATAACATCGAAAGTACTTCTTCTAGGTCTGATATATTTTATCGCATCTGAGGCACTTGAGCTTGTTGAACATTTGGGGAACATCAATGACCTGTCTAAAAAAACAGAGTTGTTTTTGGTTCTTCCTGTTGCTTTCTTAGATTCTTGCTTTATTGTCTGGATTTTCTCATCTCTATCTAAAACTTTAGAGAAGCTTCAG ATGAGGAGAAATTTGGCTAAACTGGATCTGTACCGAAAATTTACGAATTGTCTTGCAGTTTCTGTTTTGCTCTCAATTGCTTGGATTGGCTTTGAG CTATACTTCAATGCCACTGACCCGCTAAGTGAGCTATGGCAAGTGGCCTGGATCATTCCTGCATTCTGGACTCTGTTGGCTTACTCTGTCTTGGTGGTTATATGCGTCCTCTGGGCCCCTTCACGTAACCCCACTAG GTATGCTTATTCAGAGGAGACCAGTGAGGACTTTGACGAGGAGGGTATCTCGTTGACGAGCAGTGTGGATGTTGCAACTAAGCTAGAAAGGAAGGGACTTGGAGAAGATCTGGAGGAGGATAAACGAGAGTAG